In one Aythya fuligula isolate bAytFul2 chromosome 12, bAytFul2.pri, whole genome shotgun sequence genomic region, the following are encoded:
- the SPG7 gene encoding paraplegin: MALLRLLLLRGRCVWPRPAPPPAPAWARPRPQPRGLQSLLSQTLSPTSQGLSGVLLKQQIIRDPVRLWNLLGSTYYFSTSSSRGSNHKNGGFKKKSPKEDEEEEKRRKRENQMHLERLRALLIITLIVLMFRFTVSENREGTNISWNYFINEMLSKGEVQRIEVVPESDIVEIYLHPGGTPHGQVNVTLLYTMRVANIDKFEEKLRAAEDELNIDEKERIPVSYKHPGFYGNDVISLIVTLVAVSMLWSIFRLIRVAGRAGGFNAFNQLKMARFTIVDGKSGKGIGFKDVAGMHEAKMEVKEFVDYLKNPDRYLQLGAKVPKGALLLGPPGCGKTLLAKAVATEAQVPFLAMAGSEFVEVIGGLGAARVRSLFREAQARAPCIVYIDEIDAVGKKRSTNISGFANAEEEQTLNQLLVEMDGMGTADHVIVLASTNRADVLDSALMRPGRLDRHIFIDLPTLQERREIFEQHLKGLKLIQDASFYSQHLAELTPGFSGADIANICNEAALHAAREGHKSIDTSNFEYAVERVIAGTAKRSKILSPEERKVVAFHESGHALVGWLLEHTEAVMKVSIAPRTNAALGFAQILPREQYLFTKEQLLERMCMALGGRVSEAITFNKVTTGAQDDLKKVTKIAYSMVKQYGMVPSIGQLSFPDVESAPGIGRRPFSQGLQQMMDHEAKVLVAQAYRRTEKLLLDNRDKLQTLSNALLEKEVINYDDIEALIGPPPYGPKKMIAPQSWLQAERDKQDTRDEEMPQQPPNHEEEEEPRLRPV; encoded by the exons aTGGCGCTGCTGCGGTTGCTGCTGCTCCGGGGGCGCTGCGTGTGGCCgcggcccgccccgccgccagccccggctTGGGCACGGCCTCGCCCGCAGCCCCGAGGCCTGCAG AGCCTTCTGTCACAAACACTTTCCCCCACATCTCAGGGTCTCAGTGGAGTCCTACTGAAACAACAAATAATTCGAGATCCAGTCAGGCTTTGGAATCTCTTAG GTAGCACTTACTATTTCAGTACTTCAAGCTCTCGAGGGAGTAACCATAAGAATGGAGGATTCAAGAAGAAATCTCCAAAGGAGGATGAGG aggAAGAGAAACGGAGGAAAAGGGAGAATCAGATGCACCTCGAACGCTTGCGGGCACTCCTCATCATAACGTTAATAGTGCTGATGTTTCGATTCACCGTCAGCGAGAACAGAGAAGGGACCAACATTTCCTGGAATTATTTCATCAATGAGATGCTGTCAAAGGGGGAGGTCCAGAGAATCGAAGTGGTTCCAGAAAGTGATATTGTAGAAATTTATCTGCACCCTGGAGGAACTCCGCATGGACAAGTC AACGTTACCCTGCTGTACACAATGCGGGTGGCAAACATTGACAAATTTGAAGAGAAGCTGAGAGCTGCGGAGGATGAGCTGAATATTGATGAGAAGGAGAGAATCCCTGTTTCCTACAAACACCCTGGCTTTTATGGAAA CGATGTCATTTCCCTGATAGTGACACTTGTGGCTGTCTCCATGTTGTGGAGCATCTTCCGCCTTATTAGGGtcgcaggcagggcaggaggattCAACGCTTTT AACCAGCTGAAGATGGCTCGTTTCACCATTGTGGATGGAAAATCCGGAAAAGGGATTGGTTTCAAAGACGTAGCAGGAATGCATGAGGCCAAAATGGAAGTCAAAGAATTTGTGGACTACTTAAAG AATCCCGATCGCTACCTTCAGCTTGGAGCTAAAGTGCCCAAGGGTGCCTTACTGCTTGGGCCGCCGGGCTGTGGGAAGACCTTGCTGGCAAAGGCGGTGGCTACGGAGGCACAAGTACCGTTCCTGGCCATGGCAGGCTCTGAGTTCGTGGAGGTGATAGGAG GTCTTGGAGCTGCCCGAGTTCGGAGCCTCTTCAGAGAAGCCCAGGCTCGTGCGCCCTGCATCGTGTACATTGATGAAATCGATGCCGTGGGCAAGAAGCGCTCAACCAATATATCGGGTTTTGCCAATGCTGAGGAGGAGCAGACCTTGAACCAGCTGCTGGTAGAAATGGATG GAATGGGGACCGCAGATCACGTTATAGTGCTGGCTTCCACCAACCGTGCTGATGTCTTGGATAGTGCCTTGATGAGACCTGGGAGGCTTGACAGGCACATCTTTATCGATCTTCCAACGCTCCAG gagagaagagagatctTTGAGCAGCACCTGAAGGGCCTCAAACTGATCCAAGATGCCAGCTTCTACTCGCAGCACCTTGCAGAACTGACTCCAGGCTTCAGCG GAGCTGACATAGCAAATATATGCAATGAAGCCGCTCTTCATGCTGCTAGAGAAGGTCACAAATCCATCGATACTTCCAACTTCGAGTATGCAGTGGAAAGAGTGATTGCAG GCACTGCCAAAAGAAGCAAGATCTTGTCACCAGAGGAGAGGAAGGTTGTGGCGTTCCATGAATCAGGGCACGCGTTGGttggctggctgctggagcacaCGGAGGCAGTGATGAAG GTTTCCATAGCCCCTCGAACAAACGCAGCACTTGGATTTGCTCAGATCCTTCCAAGAGAGCAGTATCTCTTCaccaaggagcagctgctggagaggatGTGCATGGCTCTGGGCGGGAGAGTGTCCGAGGCCATCACCTTTAACAAAGTCACTACAG GAGCCCAGGATGACCTGAAGAAGGTGACCAAGATCGCCTACTCCATGGTGAAGCAGTACGGGATGGTGCCCAGCATCGGGCAGCTCTCCTTCCCAGATGTGGAGAGTGCCCCTGGAATTGGTCGGCGCCCTTTCAGCCAGGGACTTCAGCAAATGATGGACCAC GAAGCAAAAGTGCTGGTGGCTCAGGCTTACAGACGCACAGAAAAACTCCTGCTGGACAACCGGGATAAGCTGCAGACA CTGTCCAATGCCCTCCTGGAGAAAGAAGTGATAAATTACGACGACATCGAAGCTTTGATTGGGCCCCCGCCCTACGGGCCAAAGAAAATGATAGCTCCTCAGAGCTGGCTTCAAGCAGAGAGAGACAAGCAGGACACGAGAGACGAAGAAATGCCCCAGCAGCCACCAAAccatgaggaggaggaagaaccACGCCTCAGACCAGTGTGA
- the RPL13 gene encoding 60S ribosomal protein L13, which produces MAPSRNGMILKPHFHKDWQRRVATWFNQPARKIRRRKARQAKARRIAPRPVAGPVRPIVRCPTIRYHKKVRAGRGFSLEELKLAGINKRFARTIGISVDPRRRNKSTESLQANVQRLKEYRSKLILFPRKPSAPKKGDSSAEELKMATQLSGPVMPIRNVFKREKARVITEEEKNFKAFASLRMARANARLFGIRAKRAKEAAEQDVEKKK; this is translated from the exons ATGGCGCCCAGCCGCAATGGCATGATCCTGAAGCCGCACTTCCACAAGGACTGGCAGCGCCGCGTCGCCACCTGGTTCAACCAACCCGCCCGCAAGATCCGCAG GAGGAAGGCTCGCCAGGCAAAGGCTCGCCGCATTGCGCCTCGGCCCGTGGCTGGGCCCGTCCGGCCCATCGTGAGGTGTCCGACCATCAGGTATCACAAAAAAGTCCGTGCCGGCAGAGGCTTCAGCCTAGAGGAGCTGAAG ctggcCGGCATTAACAAAAGGTTTGCCCGGACCATCGGAATCTCGGTGGATCCCAGGCGGCGGAACAAGTCCACGGAGTCGCTGCAGGCCAACGTGCAGAGGCTGAAGGAGTACCGCTCCAAGCTCATCCTCTTCCCGAGGAAGCCCTCTGCGCCCAAGAAAGGAGACAGCTCT GCTGAGGAACTCAAGATGGCGACTCAGCTGTCTGGACCAGTTATGCCAATTAGGAAC GTTTTCAAGCGGGAGAAGGCCCGCGTTATCACCGAGGAGGAGAAGAACTTCAAGGCCTTCGCCAGCCTGCGCATGGCCCGGGCCAACGCTCGCCTCTTCGGGATTCGGGCAAAACGCGCCAAAGAAGCGGCAGAGCAGGACgtggagaagaagaaatga